A region from the Malus domestica chromosome 07, GDT2T_hap1 genome encodes:
- the LOC114825893 gene encoding receptor kinase-like protein Xa21, with amino-acid sequence MEFVCICLYKGVLNQHEERNVAVKVLNLQTSRASKSFISECEALKSIRHRNLVKLLTACSSIDFQGNNFKALVYEFMVNGSLDEWLHISTQGVDRSANLPKNLNLTQRVNIAIDVGCALDYLHNRFHMPIVHCDIKPNNILLDNDMIACVGDFGLARYFRDASCPSPLHESSSSVIKGSIGYTPPEYGMGSEVATYGDVYSYGILLLEMLTGKRPTYEMFKDGMDLHNFVSMALPGRVEDICDPLLVQIEESKSSTNPRSNRGNHTPNDQRKRVVGCLTSIARVGVACSVAMPRERKDMSNVVSELSLIRDMLTGIRCQVSVSNQGLCSEK; translated from the exons ATGgagtttgttt GCATTTGTTTGTACAAGGGAGTTCTCAATCAGCATGAAGAAAGAAATGTTGCGGTGAAAGTACTCAATCTTCAAACTTCAAGAGCTTCTAAAAGTTTCATATCTGAATGTGAAGCCTTGAAAAGCATTAGGCATCGAAATCTTGTCAAGCTACTGACTGCTTGTTCAAGCATTGATTTTCAAGGAAACAATTTCAAAGCCCTGGTGTATGAGTTCATGGTGAATGGAAGCCTAGATGAGTGGCTGCACATATCAACTCAAGGAGTAGATAGGTCAGCCAATCTGCCAAAGAACCTGAACCTCACTCAAAGAGTTAACATTGCCATTGATGTAGGGTGTGCTCTGGATTATTTGCACAACCGCTTCCACATGCCAATAGTTCATTGTGATATAAAGCCCAACAACATTTTGTTAGACAATGACATGATTGCTTGTGTAGGTGATTTCGGTTTAGCAAGGTACTTCCGAGATGCTTCTTGCCCATCTCCTTTGCACGAAAGCAGTTCCAGTGTCATAAAAGGCTCCATAGGCTATACTCCCCCAG AGTATGGAATGGGAAGCGAGGTGGCAACATATGGTGACGTGTATAGCTATGGAATACTGTTGTTAGAGATGTTAACTGGTAAGAGGCCAACATATGAAATGTTTAAAGATGGTATGGACTTGCACAATTTTGTTTCGATGGCTCTACCAGGACGTGTGGAAGATATATGTGATCCACTACTTGTTCAAAtagaagaaagcaaaagtagTACTAATCCCAGAAGTAACAGGGGGAATCATACCCCAAATGATCAAAGAAAAAGGGTTGTGGGGTGCTTGACTTCCATTGCAAGAGTGGGAGTGGCTTGTTCTGTAGCGATGCCGAGGGAGCGAAAAGACATGAGCAATGTGGTCTCTGAATTGAGTCTAATAAGGGACATGCTAACTGGAATCAGATGCCAAGTGAGCGTCTCTAATCAAGGCCTATGTAGTGAGAAATAA